The genomic segment CTGCCACTGGCACAGAGCCCGGCACAGGCTGGGAGCGAGGGCGGCcgtgggcaggcagctgggacaCGTCGCgtcggagcggggctggaggaggccccggggatgccgggagggctggagcccctctgctgggagaacaggctgagagagctgggggggttcagcctggagaagagaaggcaccggggagaccttccagccccttccagtccttaaaggggctccaggaaagctggggagggactctggagcagggaggggagccacgggacgagggggaagggctttaaactggaagaggggggattgagatgagatctggggaagaaattgtttggtgtgaggggggtgagcccctggcccaggttgcccagagaagctgtggctgccccatccctggaggggttcaaggccagattggacggggcttggagcaacctgggctggtgggaggtgtccctgcccagggcagggggtgccactgggtggcctttaaggtcccttccatcccaaaccattctatgattcatcccAAACCAGCTCTCAGACGGGCAGCAGCGAACAGGCATCACTCGGGGTGTTTCCAGCAGCGTTTGGCCGCCATGGGTGTTTGTAGGAGCCCTCTCCTGTCTTGTGCCAGGTTTGGGACGTGCTGGAACTGACATAAGTCTCTGCCACCTCCCTGTCACCTGTGTGTCGGGGTGTTTGCATTATTCCCCCCATTGGTGTTTTGAGGATGAAGATCCCAGTGTCGCTTTCTGCTCCCTCCCTACCTGGGGGTCTTCGCCCTTCCCTGTGATCCCCTGCATCCCCTGGAAAGGTGGAGTAGCTTCCCGTATCCTGAGCACGGAACCTCCCCTGGATGCTCCTGGCATCCCCGGGCAGAGCCCGGGAAGGAGGGGTAACATGAGCTTGGCCTCGAGCAGCAGCTCGAGGGGTTCTGGAAGGAGAAGGTCTCAGCAGGACCATTGCGCATCCTGCAAGTCAATGGAAGACTAAAACAAGACGTTGCTTTGACTGAAGTATTTGTACTTGCGCGATGTCAAAACAGGAGAACCTAGAAATGTCAGCCTTGGCTTGTTTTCCCacctttattcagaaaaaaagggagaagtggCAGCTGAGGAGCAATTGCTCTTGGAGGAGCTGACGGTGCCGAGCGTGTGCCACCAAAGCAGGAGCCATTTGAAGGGGGTGGAGGAGACTTTGCCACCTCCTTTTCTCTAAGAATTGGTGCAAGGGAGTGAAACCCCCCCCTGCAAGCCAGGTCAGCCGACGGCTGAGCATCCAAGAGCCGGATGGTCGGAGAACGCCGGTTCCTCCGCTCCGATCTCTGCCTGCTGGGACGCACCGTGCTGCCGGTGGCTGGGACAAAACGGGCTCGGTGGCCACAGGtcctggtggggagggagggaggggtctGCTCTCAGCGGGGCTCAGACGTGGCCAAAGGTGgtctgctctgcttccccccgccaTGCCGCAGCCCCGCAGCTGCCGGCTTTCCGGGCTCCGTTCTCCAGCCCTGTGTGCAGCAGgcgtgttatttttaaaaataaactaaatgcGAAGAAGAGCCTCTATCTAGGCCTTCAACTGGAGTCTTAATTGGCCTCGCTCCCCAGGGACCAGGCGAGCCTCCGAGAAGGCCGCGCTGTCGCAGTAATGAGCTATTAATAAACGGCGCTGCTCGGCTCTGTGCTCGGCTCTGCCAGGGCCGGATGGGGAATGCAGGGGTCTGGTTGTCACTGTAGGGGACACGGGGTCTCCACAGCTGGGGTGGCTTCTGCGGGATGTCCTGGGGCCAGCAGAGACCTGCAGAGGCACAGCCAACCTTGGCTACCTCGGCTCCTTGCTCCGGAGCTCCTATCCACCTGGATTTGCTGGGAGGGAGCTCATCCAGCACCCATTAATCATGGAAtggaggggttggaagggacctctggagatcatctcctccaaacTCCGGCCAGaccagggtcacccacagcaggtggcacaggaacgcgtccaggcggggttggaatgtctccagagacggagactcccccacctctctgggcagcctgtgccagggctctgccaccctcacagcaaagaagttcctcctcatgttgagatggaacttcccatggtcaagtttgtgcctgttaccccttgtcctgtcactgggcaccactgagaagagcctggccccatcctcctgacatcccccctttagatattgctgagcattgatgagatcccctctcagtctgctcttctccagctgaacagccccagggctctcagcctttcctcagcacagaggtgctccaggcccctgGGCACCTCCGTAGCCTccgctgtcccctctccagcagttccctgtccttctggaaccggggagcccagaactggacccagcgctccagctgtggcctccccagggcagagcagagggggaggatgacctccctccacctgctgccacgctctttttaatgccccccaggatgccattggccttcttggccgccagggcccattgctggctcatgggcatcctgttgtcccccaggactcccaggtccctctctgcagagctgctctacAGCGGGTCaaccccaacctgtcctggtgcgggggatTATTCCTCccgaggtgcaggaccctacgcttgcccttgttgaaccccCCCTCCGTGGGGTTTGCTGGGGGTTTCAGGGCTGTGCCCGGCTCCCCCGTGGCACCCATGGGGCAGCCGATGCTCTGCTCCGGCTgcggggtgggggaaggagagcccggggctgcggctcccgctccccggctgctgggTAAAACAACGCCAGCGGGTTCATACCTTTGCTTAGAGGATCAGGTGGCCAAAGTAGTAACCGAAAGTGGGGTAGGGTTACCCCGGGCTCATTCATAATGAACACGGCAAGAAGCCAGCGTGGCcatgggcaggggaggggaagggggtggatcccccccccaacccctgagGGGGACGCGATGGTGGGCACAGGATACAGCAAGGCATGGGAGACCATTAGCCTGGCTGAGGTGCCTGCGTGTATTTATTTAGCGTAGAGACGCTACATAAAATAAGCGTCACAATAAatgggaagggtttttttttctcctgtgggtTTGCAGGTCGTGCCTGGGCGCatccttcccatccagccccacggCAGAGAAGAAGCAGAGCCTTTGGAACCGGGGGGGCCGAGTGAGgccatcccctccctcgccctggaGCTGGCTCGGGTTCCCGAGGCCACCAGCCAGGCAGAGCCATTGCAAAATGGCTCTTGGCACGGCTGTGAGCAGAGGCTGCCAAGCAGCTCCAGCCGCATCCCCGATCCGCTGCCCTGGTGGCGTTTGGGGACCCCAGGTACCAGGACAGGTTgaggttgacctgctggagagcagctctgtggaaagacatctgggagtcctggtgggcaacagggtgaccatgagccagagatgggcccttgtggccaagaaggccagtggcatcctggggggcatcaagaagagcgtgggcagcaggtggagggaggtcatcctcccgctctgctctgccctggggaagccacagctggagcgctgggtccagttctgggctccccggttccagaaggacagggaactgctggagaggggacagcaaagggctgccaagatgctgagggcactggaacacctctctgatgaggaaaggctgagggatttgggtctcttcagtctggaaaaaagacgcctgaggggggaccttatcaatgcttataaatactgaaagggggggtgtcaggaggatggggccaggctcttctcagtggtgcccggggacaggacaaggggtaacgggcacaaacttgaccatgggaagttccatccacacccccagctccctcatctCTGCCCTGCCATCAGCTCACACCTGCTCCGTCCCACCGATGGTGCACACACAGATGTAGGGCACCATGAGCACGAGCCCCCTGGGATAACAGGGGacacagaccccccccccccccccgggcagtgTAAGTGCAAACAGATGCAGCCAGAGGCCTTGCAAGCTTGTGACACAGGTGGGATGCCACATCCCCTCAGCTCCCCGTGCGGCTGCAGCGAGGTCTCATGCAGCGGCACAAACTCTTCCCAGGCCCAGGGCTCAGCGAGGTCCTGCAGGACAGGGGATGCTTGGTGCCGCAAGTAGGGACCGgtccccccgtccccgtcccccgcgTCGCCCTCTCGGAGCGGAGATTAAGGCGTCCGTGGGAACAATCTTGGCGGATGAGGGATTAACACCGACCCTGCGCGGCGCGGTGCCCTCCTTTCCAGGGATTAGCACCTCACCGCCGCTTTCCCTGTTCTCTGCTTCCCCTTCTCTGCTCCCTGTCACCTTCTGTGCCCCAGACCTGCCGGGCTGCCACCGCGCCTGGACACGCACCTCCTTGTGCCACTGCAAACTCCTCAGCTGCCTTTCCATAACGAAGCACCGTCATTAATCTAATTAAGTGGCAGAGCTGCTCGGTCAGGGTGCTGCAGGGTGTTTCTGGGCCCCGCGAGGGAATGCAGACAATGTGGGGGGTACTGAGAGCAGAATCAGATGCTCCAGCCACCCCTGAGGAGGTGCAGTGAGTGGGCCAGGTCTCAGACCCGTGCTGGCGGTGAAAGGCCCAAAGAGAAAATAtcccaaatcacagaatcacagagtggttcgggttggaagggaccttaaagaccatctcattcccCGCCTcagccttgggcagggacacctcccaccagcccaggttgctccaagccccatccaacctggccttgaacccctccagggatggggcacccacagcttctctgggcaaaatgAGCCAATTGATGTGACCCAAAGTGGTTCAACATCTCCTGGGGTTGGAGCCTCACCCCTCCCCGTCCCCGAAGCAGCGCGGGGACGAGAGCCTGGGCAGAGCATCACCACCCACATCACAGCAGGATGCCCACCAAAGCAATGCGGGGAGTCCAACCTGGCATGGGGAGATGCTCACCAtggcccagcagccccctccttcttctcttcctcctcatcctcttccaCCTCCGACTCCTCAGCCTCCTTGCTGCCAGGATTTATTTGCTTTGTGCCTTCCCAGGTGTCTCCTGGCCGCTGCACCTCATGGGCAGGAGCAAGAGCATCCCTTTCCCCATCTGCTCGCTATCGGCAGCGTTTATCCGCGCTCCGGCTGCTCTCGCCGTGCCAGCCCTGCTTCTCATGGCGAAACCTGCCTCTCTATGGGACGTCTCCATTCGCACAGACTCGCATCCCGGACTTCACGCTTTTCCAAATTTTCAACGCCCCAGCACGGCCAGACCGATGGGTTGGAGGGGCACCAACCCCTCCAGCGCGGGAGGCCAAGTCCCATCCCCCCCGCCCAGCACTTGGACAAACTGGTGTGCGGTACCCGAGGGGCAGCCAGGTGGCTTCAGCCCTTCTGCCTTGGGGGAAGCCGAAGCTGTGGCTCCAGGGAGTGATGGATATCGCTTCAAGGGTTATTTTGCCCAAGCCCCCCCACGCACGCTCCCTTCTGTCCCTCTGGGCTTGTTGGGGTCCCCAAAAGCGGCAGTTGGAGCCCAGCAGGATGTGGGGACAGGAGGACGTGATGTCTGTGGCTGCTCAAGCCCATCGTGCCATCGCTGCACATTCGAGCCCATCTCGGTGCCACCGCacgtctgttcagcctggagaagaggaggctgaggggagaccttctcgctctctacagctccccgaaaggagggggtagccggggggggtcgggctcttctcccaaggaacaggcgatgagacaagaggaaacagcctcaagctgccccaggggaggtttaggatggatattaggagaactTTTTACACTGACGGGGTTACCAaacattgggacaggctgcccagggcagtggttgaggcaccatcgaaaggcgggcagacgtggtgctgaggagcatggcttagtggtgggttttgtcagtgtcggGTTGATGGTttgaactcgatgatctgaaaggtcccttccaacctaggtgattctatgactctgtgtgGGCCTGCAGCCTTGTCTCCTCTCGCAAATCtcgctccctgcctcagtttccctgctctCCTAACGGTGCCTGCAGGTGGTGAGGCTCATTTAGCCCGGGTTTGCGTAGCGTACCAGGTCACACATTTGGTGCTGAGAAAGGTGTCCAGAGCGtttcctgagggagctgggatctTATGAGGGCCATGGACCATGGTCTGGGAGATGTTTTCTGGTCTCAACCCACAGATGGGTGATCTGGGCCTGGGCAGGACTTTGTTAGCCTCCCCTGGGCTCGCCGCTGACTCCGCATCTCTCTCCTTTCCAGGCGCATGGGAGAATGGTAGTGAGCCCCCCATAAGACCATGCTCTACACAATGACATGGTGGCTCCTGGTCCTGCTCCTCCACCTGGTCCTGCTGAGCCCCCCGCGGgtggcagcctgccctgcccgctGCGAGTGCGCCCCGCAGATCAAGTCGGTGGTGTGTCACCGCAAGcggctcacctccatccccgagGGCATCCCCACTGAGACCAAGATCCTGGAGCTCAACAAGAACCGCATCCGCTGCCTGAACCCGGGGGACCTCTCCCCGTACCCGCTGCTGGAAGAGCTGGATTTCAGCGAGAACATCATCTCCAATGTGGAGCCGGGCGCCTTCAGCAACCTGTTCAACCTGCAGACCTTGCGGCTGCGGGGGAACCAGCTCAAGCTCATCCCCCCAGGGGTCTTCACCAAGCTGACCAACCTCACCCTCCTGGACATCAGCGAGAACAAACTCGTCATCTTGCTGGACTACATGTTCCAGGACCTGCGAAACCTGAAGAGCCTGGAGGTAGGCGATAACGACTTGGTGTACATCTCCCAACGGGCTTTCTCGGGGCTGCTGGGCCTGGAGCAGCTGACCATTGAAAAGTGCAACCTGACCTCCATCTCGGCCGAGTCGCTCTCCTACCTCCAGAACCTGGAGGTGCTGCGGCTCCGGCACCTCAGCATCTCCGCGCTGGAGGACCAAAACTTCAAGAAACTCTACAACCTCCTGCAGCTGGAGATCGACAACTGGCCGCTGCTGGAAGACGTCTCCCCCACCAGCTTCCAGGGCCTGAACCTCACCTCGCTCTCCATCACCTACACCAACATCACAGCAGTGCCCGCCGCTGCCTTGAGGAACCTGGTGTACCTCCGGTACCTGAACCTGTCCTACAACCCCATTAGCACTGTGCTGAAGGGCTCCTTTAAAGACCTCATCCGGCTCCAGGAGCTCCACATTGTGGGCGCTCTCTTGGTGTCTGTGGAGCCACAGGCTTTCTCTGGCCTGAGACAAATCCGGCTGCTCAACCTCTCCAGCAACTTTCTCTCCACGCTGGAGGAGAGCACCTTCCACTCCGTCAACACACTGGAGACGCTGCGGGTGGACAGGAACCCCCTGGCCTGCGACTGCCGCCTCCTCTGGATCCTGCAGCGACGGAAGACGCTCAACTTTGATGGGCAGCAGCCCATGTGCTCCTCGCCACCTGAAATCCAGGGCAATGCCCTGCGTGACTTCCCGGACTCCGTGCTCTTCGAGTACTTCACCTGCCAGAAGCCCAAGATAAAAGATCGGAAGCTGCAGCACGTGACGGCCCGGGAAGGGCAGTCCGTATCCTTCCTTTGCCGGGCAGAcggggagccggacccctccatCGCCTGGGTGTCCCCCCAGCATCGCATGATCACCACCCGCAGCACGGGGCGGGCGACCGTGCTGCCCGGGGGCACCCTGGAGATCCGCTTCGCCCAAGTGCAGGACAGCGGCACCTACATCTGCATCGCCAGCAATGCAGGGGGCAACGACACCTACTTCGCCACCCTGACAGTCAAGGGGCGCCCGGCCGATGGATCCCACTACGCAAACCGGACTTTGTACCTCAGCGAGTTCAACGACACCTCCCACAACGACACGCAAGTCTTCTTGAAGTTTACGTTGGACCTCAAGACCATCCTGGTCTCCACGGCCATGGGCTGCATCACCTTCCTGGGCGTGGtgctcttctgcttcctcctcctcttcgtcTGGAGCCGGGGCCGAGGGCAGCACAAGAACAACTTCTCGGTGGAGTACTCCTTCCGCAAGGTGGAcggtcccaccaccaccaccggccaaggaggagccaggaagtTCAACATGAAGATGATCTGAACCTCTCCCGGAGGAGAACAGTTGTCTGCTGCCCGGCCCTGGGCACGGCCATGGTGGGCCGGGGCCAGGAGGTGCGTGGGAGCACCGGTGACgtcccggggctggcggcgggacCTCGCTGTGCTGGGATGTGGCCGGAGACATGCTGGAAGCCAGCGGGGTCGGCATTGCATGGACCTCAGGGTTGGGGAGCGGTGATCCCGGCTGTCCCAGCCCCATGGTGAGCCCTCAGGGCCCAGGGGCTGTCCCGGCTCCAGGGGCTCCCGATGTAGCCAACATTTTTTGCTACCAACTATGCATTTCTCTAGCCAAGAGACCAGCAGCGTTtggacctggggaaaaaaaaaaaacccggcttccttttttttttcctccctttcccattGTTTTTTAAGAGACTCCGGAAAACTTTCCTGGTGGTTGTTTATggttcttctcttttcttgttgttgggttgtggggtttttggtccaatgatttattttttttttttttttaaaatgaatttccAAGAGAAAAGTCTTCCGGGGCGATGCGGGACTGGGGCGCTGGGGGAGGTTGTGCCGAGCTgggggtgtcccccagcccctcggcAAAACCGGACCCCCCAGGGCACAGCCGAGCCTTGAGAGCTTCCCATCGGCGGATTTAAGAGGTGGCACCTGCAAAGGCGGGTGCCCCGGGGACGCTCCTGCACAAGCAATAATAACCCTCCCAAGGCCGGGCTCTGAGGAGGTGTCAGCAAGGAAAAAacggggaaaaaaaggcaaaatgaggCCAAGGTCATTGAAATCAGGAGGAGCAGCCCCAGGGGGATGCAAGGCCCCGGCTTTGCATCCGTCCCAAGCCACTGCAGCGGCTGTGGGGGTGAAAGGGTGGGCGGTCAGGGTGCAAAAGGCATTTTGGGCTCCGTTTTCTTT from the Rissa tridactyla isolate bRisTri1 chromosome 22, bRisTri1.patW.cur.20221130, whole genome shotgun sequence genome contains:
- the LINGO3 gene encoding leucine-rich repeat and immunoglobulin-like domain-containing nogo receptor-interacting protein 3 — protein: MLYTMTWWLLVLLLHLVLLSPPRVAACPARCECAPQIKSVVCHRKRLTSIPEGIPTETKILELNKNRIRCLNPGDLSPYPLLEELDFSENIISNVEPGAFSNLFNLQTLRLRGNQLKLIPPGVFTKLTNLTLLDISENKLVILLDYMFQDLRNLKSLEVGDNDLVYISQRAFSGLLGLEQLTIEKCNLTSISAESLSYLQNLEVLRLRHLSISALEDQNFKKLYNLLQLEIDNWPLLEDVSPTSFQGLNLTSLSITYTNITAVPAAALRNLVYLRYLNLSYNPISTVLKGSFKDLIRLQELHIVGALLVSVEPQAFSGLRQIRLLNLSSNFLSTLEESTFHSVNTLETLRVDRNPLACDCRLLWILQRRKTLNFDGQQPMCSSPPEIQGNALRDFPDSVLFEYFTCQKPKIKDRKLQHVTAREGQSVSFLCRADGEPDPSIAWVSPQHRMITTRSTGRATVLPGGTLEIRFAQVQDSGTYICIASNAGGNDTYFATLTVKGRPADGSHYANRTLYLSEFNDTSHNDTQVFLKFTLDLKTILVSTAMGCITFLGVVLFCFLLLFVWSRGRGQHKNNFSVEYSFRKVDGPTTTTGQGGARKFNMKMI